The DNA segment GGAAGTGCTCGATGGGGAGGGGGGTGTCCTCGCGCCGCGCCCGGAGCGGCGGCACCTCCAGCACGATGTCGGTCAGCCGGTCGTAGAGATCCTCGCGGAACTCCCGACGCGTCACCGCCTGCTCCAGATCCCGGTTCGTCGCCGCGATCACCCGCTCATCGACCCTGGTCGTTCTCGTGGAGCCCACCGGTCTCAGCTCCCCGTTCTCGAGAAAGCGGAGGAGCATGGCCTGCGCCTCGAGTGGCAGCTCGCCGACCTCGTCCAGGAAGACGGTCCCTCCATGGGCAAGAGCGAGGAGGCCTTCCTTCCGGGCGACGGCCCCGGTGAAGGCCCCCCGCTCGTTGCCGAAGAGGTCGCTCAGGAGCATCTCCCGCACCAGCGTCGCGCAGTTGACGACCTGCCAGGGACGCTCCCTCCTGGCGCCGAGCCGGCGGACCACCGAGGCAACCAGGTCCTTCCCCGTCCCGGTCTCCCCCTGCCACGGGATCATCGGCCGGAGCGCCGCGATGCAGGCGCTGTTCCGGCGGATGGAAGGAGGGCAGATCTGCTCCCGCCATCCGCGCCCAGCTCCCGCCCCGCCGGCGGCGAGGAGGACCGCGTACTTGTATGTCGCCGTGTACTTCCCCTCGTCGAGCAGCCCGAGGCCCTTCTCGGCGAAGGCGATGGCGCCGCGCTCCGCGCGCGACGGGTCAGCCGCGCGCCCCCGCGTCTTTCCGTGCTACGGTGGCCGCGGAGGCTCAACGCCCATGGACACCGCGAAGCTCACGGTCCTCAGGTGAGAGATCCTCGCCCTCCCCGAGGCCGAGCGCGACACTCTCGCCCGCGAGCTCCTGCCCGAGCTGCTCCTCACCCGCCCGGGCCTGGCTCTGATCGACGAGGCTCTCGAGGAGCTCTCGGACGAGCAACTCGTCGCCCTGGTCGAGCGCGCCAGGGCGCGGGCTCGCGAGCTGTCCGAGGACGCCGTGGCAGCCGTGATCGCCGAGGGGCTGAAGGTCGGTCGGTCGTCGAGAGCGAGGTGATGGAGGGAGCGGGGCGGGCTCACTCCACCGGGCGACCGGCACCCTGAGGCGGCGCCGGCACGCGCGGGCCCGCGCTCAGGCCGAGCCCTCTCCAATGGGCAGATAGCGGATGCGGTGCCGGGCGTCCTCGACGATGATCACCACGCCACGCTCGAGCGCCTCGCCGGAGGCCTCGAGCACCGCGCCGAGCCGCTCGATGACCCGCGCCGGCCGGGTGTTGTGGAGCCGGAACAGGATGACCCGGGCGGGCGCACTCCCCACGAGGGCGGCGAGCTCACCGAAGTCGAGGTCGAAGGTGAGGACGATGCGTTCCTCGTGGAGGGCCTTGGCGAAGATCGCCTCGTCGGGCGGCCGCTGAAGACCTTCCTCACGCAGGTGGACAGCATCGTGGCCGGCCCGGCGGAGCCAGTCCACCACGCGCACATCCACGCCCATGTCGGCGAGGAAGCGCACCGGCGTCGGCTACGGGACGCGGACCTCTTCCCGCGTCAGCCAGGCGGCGTACTCGATGGCCTGCTGGATGTCCTTGCGCTCGAGATCCGGATAGCCGGCGAGGATGTCCTCGAAGGAGGCGCCATGCGCGATCTGGGCGACGATGACGGACACCGGGATGCGCAGGCCCCGGATGCAGGCCCGCCCTCCCATGATCCGCGGATCGAAGGTGATCCGGTCGAACACGGCGCCGCCTCCTTTCCTGACTGCCCCTAAGGTACTGCGCCCACAGGGCCGAGCGCAAACCCGAGGCGCGGGAGGAACCGCCGGCTCGCCTGCTCCGCCTCGCCGAGGAGGGTGCGCGCCGGCTGACCGAGCGGCAGCGCCACCTCCAGCGCCTGCTTGCGGAGGGCCCCACGACGAGTCCCGAGTCAGGAAGTTCCACAAGAAGGGGCTCAAGGACGCGAAGCTCCCGGCGTTCCGGCTCTACGACCTCCGGCACACCTACGCGAGCCTGCTCCTGGCCGCGGGCGCGCCGATCACCTACGTGGCCGCGCAGCTCGGGCACGCGAACCCGGGCACG comes from the Candidatus Rokuibacteriota bacterium genome and includes:
- a CDS encoding sigma-54-dependent Fis family transcriptional regulator produces the protein MIPWQGETGTGKDLVASVVRRLGARRERPWQVVNCATLVREMLLSDLFGNERGAFTGAVARKEGLLALAHGGTVFLDEVGELPLEAQAMLLRFLENGELRPVGSTRTTRVDERVIAATNRDLEQAVTRREFREDLYDRLTDIVLEVPPLRARREDTPLPIEHFRILFNGKHALAIEGLRPEALAAMMAHEWSGNVRALSKALKEAMVLREEGWIQQGVDSAGRPQDREWPTTREAIGRWRRGAGPTRRPGRATAASEQAAGDGAENRSGTGCREPPSTR
- a CDS encoding DUF5615 family PIN-like protein gives rise to the protein MRFLADMGVDVRVVDWLRRAGHDAVHLREEGLQRPPDEAIFAKALHEERIVLTFDLDFGELAALVGSAPARVILFRLHNTRPARVIERLGAVLEASGEALERGVVIIVEDARHRIRYLPIGEGSA
- a CDS encoding DUF433 domain-containing protein, with protein sequence MGGRACIRGLRIPVSVIVAQIAHGASFEDILAGYPDLERKDIQQAIEYAAWLTREEVRVP